The following are from one region of the Actinoplanes sp. L3-i22 genome:
- a CDS encoding pitrilysin family protein, translating into MGRVTSPTAPVATTGYPWPIETTRLANGLRVVVSEDRTAPVVCVNLWYDVGSRHEPPGQTGFAHLFEHLMFEGSQHVKKTEHMKLVQGNGGSLNATTNPDRTNYFESMPSEHLELALWLEADRMGGLVPALTQETLDNQREVVKNERRQRYDNVPYGDAWLRLLELLYPEGHPYHHATIGSMEDLNAASLDTFKAFHQQYYAPNNCVLTVTGDASPDEVFALAEKYFGAIDPVPDIPPAPAGHLAGPATEPVRETVTAAVPAPRIYLSHRTYPFGTSGYDAVTVLATVLGSGRGSRLYQRLADGKRIAQPDYIGSYGVDLAHAPAPLIITATAKDGVDVATLEAGLAEVIQSLVDEPVTDDELNRAKALLTTSWWRQVSTVGGRADTLGRYTTQFGDPATAGYRLPAWQAVTADDVTEAATRMLRADSRVTLIYLPEEGPA; encoded by the coding sequence ATGGGTCGGGTGACGTCCCCAACCGCTCCGGTCGCCACGACCGGGTATCCGTGGCCCATCGAAACCACGCGGCTGGCGAATGGCCTGCGCGTCGTCGTCAGCGAGGATCGGACCGCTCCGGTCGTCTGCGTCAATCTCTGGTACGACGTCGGCTCCCGGCACGAACCGCCCGGTCAGACCGGTTTCGCGCACCTCTTCGAGCATCTGATGTTCGAGGGCTCGCAGCACGTGAAGAAGACCGAGCACATGAAGCTGGTGCAGGGCAACGGCGGTTCGCTGAACGCGACGACGAACCCGGACCGGACGAACTACTTCGAGAGCATGCCGTCGGAGCATCTGGAGCTGGCGCTCTGGCTGGAGGCCGACCGGATGGGTGGGCTGGTCCCGGCGCTCACCCAGGAGACGCTGGACAACCAGCGCGAGGTGGTGAAGAACGAGCGCCGCCAGCGGTACGACAACGTGCCCTACGGCGACGCCTGGCTGCGTCTGCTGGAGCTGCTCTACCCCGAGGGGCATCCGTACCATCACGCCACGATCGGGTCGATGGAGGATCTGAACGCGGCGAGCCTGGACACCTTCAAGGCGTTCCACCAGCAGTATTACGCGCCGAACAACTGCGTGCTCACGGTCACCGGGGACGCCTCGCCGGACGAGGTCTTCGCGCTGGCGGAGAAGTACTTCGGCGCGATCGACCCGGTGCCGGACATCCCGCCGGCGCCGGCCGGGCACCTGGCCGGGCCGGCCACCGAGCCGGTCCGGGAGACGGTCACCGCCGCCGTCCCGGCCCCGCGGATCTACCTGTCCCACCGGACGTACCCGTTCGGCACGTCCGGCTACGACGCGGTCACCGTGCTCGCGACGGTGCTGGGCAGCGGCCGGGGCAGCCGGCTCTACCAGCGGCTGGCCGACGGCAAGCGGATCGCCCAGCCGGACTACATCGGCTCGTACGGGGTCGACCTGGCACACGCCCCGGCCCCGCTGATCATCACGGCCACCGCGAAGGACGGCGTGGACGTGGCGACGCTGGAGGCCGGCCTGGCCGAGGTGATCCAGAGCCTGGTCGACGAGCCGGTCACCGACGACGAGCTGAACCGGGCCAAGGCGCTGCTGACCACGAGCTGGTGGCGGCAGGTGTCCACGGTCGGCGGCCGGGCCGACACGCTGGGGCGGTACACGACCCAGTTCGGTGACCCGGCGACCGCCGGTTACCGGCTCCCGGCGTGGCAGGCGGTGACCGCGGACGACGTCACCGAGGCGGCCACCCGGATGCTCCGCGCCGACTCCCGCGTCACCCTCATCTACCTGCCCGAGGAGGGTCCCGCGTGA
- the arfB gene encoding alternative ribosome rescue aminoacyl-tRNA hydrolase ArfB — protein MLGDVLEDVRVNDRLTIPAAELAWRFSRSGGPGGQGVNTTDSRVELSWDLLGSDLLPAALKERALERIGARLISGVLTITASEHRSQLRNREAAAARMGALVASAVAAPPRARRATRPTKGSVERRIAAKKRRGQTKSNRRDYPTD, from the coding sequence ATGCTGGGCGACGTGCTTGAGGACGTACGGGTGAACGACCGCCTGACCATCCCGGCGGCGGAGCTCGCGTGGCGTTTCTCCCGCTCCGGTGGCCCGGGCGGTCAAGGCGTGAACACGACCGACTCGCGGGTCGAGCTGTCCTGGGACCTGCTCGGCTCCGACCTGCTGCCCGCGGCGCTGAAGGAGCGCGCGCTCGAGCGGATCGGGGCCCGCCTGATCTCCGGCGTGCTCACGATCACCGCCTCCGAGCACCGTTCGCAGCTGCGCAACCGCGAGGCGGCCGCGGCCCGGATGGGCGCTCTGGTCGCGTCGGCGGTCGCCGCGCCGCCCCGGGCCCGCCGCGCGACCCGGCCGACGAAGGGCTCCGTCGAGCGCCGCATCGCCGCCAAGAAGCGCCGCGGCCAGACCAAGTCCAACCGCCGCGACTACCCCACCGACTGA
- a CDS encoding branched-chain amino acid aminotransferase produces the protein MSGGDSLDFEIRPNPAPVTDAERAAMLANPGFGRIFTDHMVTVRYADGKGWYEPRVEARAPIPMDPASAVLHYAQEIFEGLKAYTLPDGGVAMFRPEANAARFAQSAQRMAMPQLPEEIFLKSLHEIISIDRQWIPEGEDGSLYLRPFAYASEVFLGVRPSMEYLYLVIASPVGPYFSGGVKPVSVWVTPDYTRAAPGGTGAAKCGGNYAAGLSAQAEAIEHGCDQVVYLDAVERKYIDELGGMNVFLVLDDGTLVTPPLTGTILPGITRDSVIKLAERAGRRVEERAISLEEWRDGAASGRVREAFACGTAAVITPIGTIRSLDGDFTVADGGPGEITMGLRKELVDIQRGRAEDSFGWVHRVF, from the coding sequence ATGAGCGGTGGTGACAGCCTCGACTTCGAGATCCGCCCGAACCCGGCGCCCGTAACGGACGCCGAGCGTGCCGCGATGCTGGCCAACCCCGGATTCGGCCGGATCTTCACGGACCACATGGTCACCGTGCGCTACGCCGACGGCAAGGGGTGGTATGAGCCCCGGGTCGAGGCCCGCGCGCCGATCCCGATGGATCCGGCCAGTGCCGTGCTGCACTACGCGCAGGAGATCTTCGAGGGTCTGAAGGCGTACACGCTGCCCGACGGCGGCGTCGCGATGTTCCGCCCGGAGGCCAACGCCGCCCGGTTCGCCCAGTCCGCCCAGCGGATGGCGATGCCGCAGCTGCCGGAGGAGATCTTCCTCAAGTCGCTGCACGAGATCATCTCGATCGACCGGCAGTGGATCCCCGAGGGCGAGGACGGCAGCCTCTACCTGCGGCCGTTCGCCTACGCCAGCGAGGTCTTCCTCGGCGTGCGCCCCTCGATGGAGTACCTCTACCTGGTCATCGCGTCCCCGGTCGGGCCGTACTTCTCCGGCGGCGTCAAGCCGGTGTCGGTCTGGGTCACCCCGGATTACACCCGCGCGGCCCCCGGCGGCACCGGCGCGGCCAAGTGCGGCGGCAACTACGCGGCCGGCCTCTCCGCCCAGGCCGAGGCCATCGAGCACGGCTGCGACCAGGTCGTCTACCTGGACGCGGTGGAGCGCAAGTACATCGACGAGCTCGGCGGGATGAACGTCTTCCTGGTCCTCGACGACGGCACCCTGGTCACCCCGCCGCTGACCGGCACGATCCTGCCCGGCATCACCCGCGACTCGGTGATCAAGCTGGCCGAGCGCGCCGGCCGCCGGGTCGAGGAGCGCGCGATCAGCCTCGAGGAGTGGCGCGACGGCGCCGCCTCCGGCCGGGTCCGCGAGGCGTTCGCCTGCGGCACCGCCGCGGTGATCACCCCGATCGGCACGATCCGCAGCCTGGACGGCGACTTCACCGTCGCCGACGGCGGCCCCGGCGAGATCACCATGGGCCTCCGCAAGGAACTCGTCGACATCCAGCGCGGCCGCGCCGAAGACAGCTTCGGCTGGGTGCATCGCGTCTTCTGA
- a CDS encoding 3-isopropylmalate dehydrogenase: MARIAVVAGDGIGTEVTAQARKVIDAVLPGVDYNEYDLGARLYNRTGEVLPGAVQTELAGHDAILLGAIGDPSVPPGVLERGLLLKLRFDFDQYVNLRPSKLWPGTTSPLAGIKAGEIDMVVVREGTEGLYVGAGGVLHKDTPAEIATEESLNTRYGVERVIRDAFARAQRRDRKHLTLVHKTNVLTHAGNLWSRAFAAVAAEFPEVTTEYQHIDAASMFMVSNPQRYDVVVTDNLFGDILTDIAAAVTGGIGMAASGSVNPERKFPSTFEPVHGSAPDIAGQGIADPAAAILSAALLLEHLGRHAEAARVTEAVAAEVASRSAGAPLRTAEVGDRVAAAV; encoded by the coding sequence GTGGCGCGGATCGCGGTGGTGGCCGGCGACGGCATCGGAACCGAAGTGACCGCCCAGGCCCGGAAGGTCATCGACGCCGTCCTCCCCGGGGTGGACTACAACGAGTACGACCTCGGCGCCCGCCTCTACAACCGCACCGGTGAGGTCCTGCCCGGCGCGGTCCAGACCGAGCTGGCCGGCCACGACGCGATCCTGCTGGGCGCGATCGGCGACCCGAGCGTCCCGCCGGGCGTCCTGGAGCGCGGCCTGCTGCTGAAGCTGCGGTTCGACTTCGATCAGTACGTGAACCTGCGCCCGTCCAAGCTCTGGCCCGGCACCACCAGCCCGCTGGCCGGCATCAAGGCCGGCGAGATCGACATGGTCGTGGTCCGCGAGGGCACCGAGGGGCTCTACGTCGGCGCCGGCGGCGTCCTGCACAAGGACACTCCCGCCGAGATCGCCACCGAGGAGAGCCTCAACACGCGGTACGGCGTCGAGCGGGTGATCCGGGACGCGTTCGCCCGCGCCCAGCGCCGCGACCGCAAGCACCTGACCCTGGTGCACAAGACCAACGTGCTCACCCACGCCGGGAACCTGTGGTCGCGCGCCTTCGCCGCGGTCGCCGCCGAGTTCCCCGAGGTCACCACGGAGTACCAGCACATCGACGCGGCCAGCATGTTCATGGTCAGCAACCCGCAGCGGTACGACGTGGTCGTCACCGACAACCTGTTCGGCGACATCCTCACCGACATCGCCGCCGCCGTGACCGGTGGCATCGGCATGGCCGCCAGCGGCTCGGTCAACCCGGAGCGCAAGTTCCCGTCGACCTTCGAGCCGGTGCACGGCTCCGCGCCGGACATCGCCGGCCAGGGCATCGCCGACCCGGCCGCCGCGATCCTCTCCGCCGCGCTGCTGCTGGAGCACCTGGGTAGGCACGCCGAGGCCGCGCGAGTAACCGAGGCGGTCGCGGCCGAGGTCGCGTCCCGCTCCGCGGGCGCGCCGCTGCGTACCGCCGAGGTCGGCGACCGCGTCGCCGCCGCCGTCTAA
- the serA gene encoding phosphoglycerate dehydrogenase — protein MTSVVLVTEELAPAAIDVLTTDFDVRQVDGTDRPALLTALHEAEAVIIRSATRIDAEALEAAPRLRVVARAGVGLDNVDIPAATARGVLVVNAPTSNIVSAAEQAVALLLATARNTASASAALKSGRWKRSLGVELFGKTVGVVGLGRIGVLVAQRMAAFGTTLIAYDPFVQPARAAQLGVRLVTLDELIRESDFISVHLPRTPETVGLIGEKQLAEVKPGVRIVNAARGGLVDERALADALADGRVAAAGLDVFETEPLTESPLFAFDSVTVTPHLGASTVEAQDKAGVAVARSVRLALRGEFVPEAVNVGTGGPVHEDVRPLLPLAEKLGRVFTAVAGGVAAEVTVEVRGEVAAHDVGVLGLATTKGLFTSVVEERVTYVNAPRLAAERGVAVGLATSEDAGEHASLLVVRGALADGRTVAVAGAAGKLVEVDGFELDLPAEGVLLFFRYRDRPGVVGRIGTTLGRAGVNIAAMQVARRAAGGAALMTLTVDSSVDPDLLATVAAEIDSPHSAAVDLRAD, from the coding sequence ATGACTTCCGTCGTCCTGGTAACCGAGGAATTGGCGCCCGCCGCGATCGACGTACTCACCACGGACTTCGACGTCCGTCAGGTGGACGGCACCGACCGGCCCGCGCTCCTCACCGCACTGCACGAGGCCGAGGCGGTGATCATCCGGAGCGCCACCCGGATCGACGCCGAGGCCCTGGAAGCCGCACCCCGCCTGCGCGTCGTGGCGCGGGCCGGAGTGGGGCTCGACAATGTCGACATCCCGGCCGCGACCGCCCGCGGGGTGCTCGTGGTCAACGCGCCGACCAGCAACATCGTCTCGGCCGCCGAGCAGGCGGTGGCGCTGCTGCTGGCCACCGCCCGGAACACCGCGAGCGCCAGCGCGGCGCTCAAGTCCGGCCGGTGGAAACGCTCCCTGGGCGTCGAGCTGTTCGGCAAGACCGTGGGCGTGGTCGGGCTGGGCCGGATCGGCGTGCTGGTCGCCCAGCGGATGGCCGCCTTCGGGACGACCCTGATCGCCTACGACCCGTTCGTCCAGCCGGCCCGCGCCGCGCAGCTCGGCGTCCGGCTGGTGACCCTCGACGAGCTGATCCGGGAGAGCGACTTCATCTCGGTGCACCTGCCGCGCACCCCGGAGACGGTCGGCCTGATCGGCGAGAAGCAGCTGGCCGAGGTCAAACCCGGGGTCCGCATCGTCAACGCGGCCCGCGGCGGCCTGGTCGACGAACGCGCGCTGGCCGACGCGCTCGCCGACGGCCGGGTCGCCGCGGCCGGCCTGGACGTGTTCGAGACCGAGCCGCTGACCGAGTCACCGCTGTTCGCCTTCGACTCCGTGACGGTCACCCCGCACCTGGGCGCGTCCACCGTCGAGGCGCAGGACAAGGCGGGGGTGGCGGTGGCCCGCAGCGTCCGGCTGGCGCTGCGCGGCGAGTTCGTGCCGGAGGCGGTGAACGTCGGGACCGGTGGGCCGGTGCACGAGGACGTACGGCCGCTGCTCCCGCTCGCCGAGAAGCTCGGCCGGGTCTTCACCGCCGTCGCCGGCGGGGTGGCCGCCGAGGTGACCGTGGAGGTGCGCGGCGAGGTCGCCGCGCACGACGTCGGGGTGCTCGGCCTGGCCACCACCAAGGGGCTGTTCACCTCGGTGGTGGAGGAGCGGGTCACCTACGTGAACGCGCCCCGGCTGGCGGCAGAGCGCGGGGTCGCGGTCGGGCTGGCGACGTCGGAGGACGCCGGCGAGCACGCGAGCCTGCTCGTGGTCCGGGGCGCGCTGGCCGACGGCCGTACCGTCGCGGTGGCCGGCGCAGCCGGAAAGCTCGTCGAGGTGGACGGCTTCGAGCTGGATCTGCCGGCCGAGGGCGTGCTGCTGTTCTTCCGCTACCGGGACCGGCCCGGGGTGGTCGGCCGGATCGGCACGACGCTGGGCCGGGCCGGGGTCAACATCGCGGCAATGCAGGTCGCCCGCCGGGCCGCCGGCGGAGCGGCCCTGATGACCCTGACCGTCGACTCGTCGGTCGACCCGGACCTGCTGGCCACGGTCGCCGCCGAGATCGACTCCCCCCACTCCGCCGCCGTCGACCTACGCGCCGACTGA
- the ilvC gene encoding ketol-acid reductoisomerase, translated as MTAEVFYDGDADLSIIQGKKVAVIGYGSQGHAHSLSLRDSGVDVVVGLQEGSKSRPKAEEQGLTVKTPAEASAWADVIMVLAPDTAQRKIYTESIAPNLTAGKALFFGHGLNIRFELIKPPADVTVAMVAPKGPGHLVRRQYVDGKGVPALIAVEQDPTGEGQALALSYAKAIGGTRAGVIKTTFKEETETDLFGEQAVLCGGTAALVQTGFEVLTEAGYAPEIAYFECLHELKLIVDLMYEGGISRMRYSVSDTAEFGDYVSGPRVINASVKEEMKRILSDIQTGEFTKRLIADDEAGGPELKKYREEGAAHPIEVTGKKLRGMMSWVDRPITETA; from the coding sequence ATGACCGCGGAAGTGTTCTACGACGGCGACGCCGACCTGTCGATCATCCAGGGCAAGAAGGTCGCCGTCATCGGCTACGGCAGCCAGGGCCACGCCCACTCGCTGTCGCTGCGTGACTCGGGTGTCGACGTCGTGGTCGGTCTGCAGGAGGGCTCGAAGAGCCGGCCGAAGGCCGAGGAGCAGGGCCTCACCGTGAAGACTCCGGCCGAGGCGTCCGCGTGGGCCGACGTGATCATGGTGCTGGCGCCGGACACCGCCCAGCGCAAGATCTACACCGAGTCGATCGCGCCGAACCTGACCGCCGGCAAGGCGCTCTTCTTCGGCCACGGCCTGAACATCCGCTTCGAGCTGATCAAGCCGCCGGCGGACGTGACGGTCGCGATGGTCGCCCCGAAGGGCCCCGGCCACCTGGTCCGCCGTCAGTACGTGGACGGCAAGGGCGTGCCCGCCCTGATCGCGGTCGAGCAGGACCCGACCGGCGAGGGCCAGGCGCTCGCCCTGTCGTACGCGAAGGCGATCGGCGGCACCCGCGCCGGCGTCATCAAGACGACGTTCAAGGAGGAGACCGAGACCGACCTCTTCGGTGAGCAGGCCGTGCTCTGCGGCGGCACCGCCGCTCTGGTCCAGACCGGGTTCGAGGTGCTCACCGAGGCGGGTTACGCCCCGGAGATCGCGTACTTCGAGTGCCTGCACGAGCTGAAGCTGATCGTCGACCTGATGTATGAGGGCGGCATCTCCCGGATGCGGTACAGCGTCTCGGACACCGCCGAGTTCGGCGATTACGTCTCCGGCCCGCGCGTGATCAACGCGTCGGTCAAGGAGGAGATGAAGCGGATCCTCTCCGACATCCAGACCGGTGAATTCACCAAGCGTCTGATCGCGGACGACGAGGCCGGCGGCCCCGAGCTGAAGAAGTACCGCGAGGAGGGCGCTGCCCACCCGATCGAGGTCACCGGCAAGAAGCTGCGCGGCATGATGAGCTGGGTGGACCGCCCGATCACCGAGACTGCGTAA
- the ilvN gene encoding acetolactate synthase small subunit: MTNKHTLSVLVENKPGVLARVSGLFSRRSFNIDSLAVGETENPDVSRITIVVNADSSPLEQVTKQLNKLVNVLKIVELDPTQSVQRELLLVKVRADRAQRSQVLETVELFRARVIDVAPDTLTIEATGNPDKLDALLRDLEPYGIKEMVQSGLVAIGRGSRSITTGPALRAA, encoded by the coding sequence ATGACGAACAAGCACACGCTCTCCGTGCTGGTCGAGAACAAGCCCGGGGTGCTGGCCCGGGTCAGCGGGCTGTTCTCCCGGCGCAGCTTCAACATCGACTCCCTGGCGGTCGGCGAGACGGAGAACCCGGACGTCAGCCGCATCACGATCGTGGTCAACGCCGACTCCTCGCCGCTGGAGCAGGTCACCAAGCAGCTCAACAAGCTGGTGAACGTCCTGAAGATCGTGGAGCTGGACCCGACCCAGTCGGTCCAGCGCGAGCTCCTGCTGGTCAAGGTGCGCGCCGACCGGGCGCAGCGCAGTCAGGTGCTCGAGACCGTCGAGCTGTTCCGGGCGCGAGTGATCGACGTCGCTCCGGACACCCTGACGATCGAGGCCACCGGTAATCCCGACAAACTGGATGCGTTGCTGCGCGACCTCGAGCCGTACGGCATCAAGGAGATGGTCCAGTCCGGACTCGTGGCCATCGGCCGCGGCTCCCGGTCCATCACCACGGGCCCCGCGCTCCGTGCCGCCTAG
- a CDS encoding acetolactate synthase large subunit: MTRPTPETLAHRATPATVAAAVNTAPATIAPVATTGAGALVRSLEALGVEVVFGIPGGTILPAYDPLFDSTVRHILVRHEQGGGHAATGYAQATGKVGVCMATSGPGATNLVTAIADAYMDSVPIVAITGQVSRAAIGTDAFQEADIQGITLPITKHNFLVQTPEELPRIMAEAFHLALTGRPGPVLVDIPKDVQQAQTTFSWPPTLDLPGYRPTLHPHGKQIREAARLIAGAKRPVLYVGGGVLKAGATDGLRKLAELTGMPVVTTLMALGSFPDSHPQHLGMPGMHGTVPAVYALQKSDLLVTLGARFDDRVTGQLDSFAPDAKIVHADIDPAEIGKNRHADVPIVGDARHVIDELIAAVSATAGGVEQYPGWWNTLNDLRERYPLGYDEPTDGTLAPQYVIERISALVGPDAIYCAGVGQHQMWASQFIKFEKPGTWLNSGGAGTMGYAVPAAMGAKVGRPDAQVWAIDGDGCFQMTNQELATCALEGIPVKIAVINNGNLGMVRQWQTLFYDGRYSNTELGTHKHRIPDFVKLAEALGCIGLRCESKDDVDKIIQQAMEINDAPVVIDFTVGKDAMVWPMVAAGTSNDEIMFARDVRPAFEEDDL; this comes from the coding sequence ATGACGAGACCCACGCCTGAAACTCTTGCCCATCGAGCCACTCCGGCCACCGTCGCGGCGGCCGTGAACACCGCTCCGGCGACCATCGCCCCGGTAGCCACCACGGGTGCCGGCGCGCTCGTCCGGTCGCTCGAGGCGCTCGGCGTGGAGGTCGTCTTCGGGATCCCGGGCGGCACGATCCTGCCGGCGTACGACCCGCTGTTCGACTCCACGGTCCGGCACATCCTGGTCCGTCACGAGCAGGGCGGCGGGCACGCGGCCACCGGCTACGCGCAGGCCACCGGCAAGGTCGGGGTCTGCATGGCGACCAGCGGCCCGGGTGCGACGAACCTGGTGACCGCGATCGCCGACGCCTACATGGACTCGGTGCCGATCGTCGCGATCACCGGCCAGGTGTCGCGGGCGGCGATCGGGACGGACGCCTTCCAGGAGGCGGACATCCAGGGCATCACCCTGCCGATCACCAAGCACAACTTCCTCGTGCAGACGCCCGAGGAGCTGCCGCGGATCATGGCCGAGGCGTTCCACCTGGCGCTCACCGGCCGGCCCGGCCCGGTCCTGGTCGACATCCCCAAGGACGTGCAGCAGGCGCAGACCACGTTCAGCTGGCCGCCGACGCTGGACCTGCCGGGCTACCGGCCGACCCTGCACCCGCACGGCAAGCAGATCCGCGAGGCGGCCCGGCTGATCGCCGGGGCCAAGCGCCCGGTGCTCTACGTCGGCGGCGGCGTGCTCAAGGCCGGCGCCACCGACGGGCTGCGCAAGCTGGCCGAGCTGACCGGCATGCCGGTGGTCACCACGCTGATGGCGCTCGGCTCGTTCCCCGACTCGCACCCGCAGCACCTGGGCATGCCCGGCATGCACGGCACCGTCCCGGCGGTCTACGCGCTGCAGAAGTCGGACCTGCTGGTCACGCTCGGCGCGCGGTTCGACGACCGGGTCACCGGCCAGCTCGACTCGTTCGCGCCGGACGCCAAGATCGTGCACGCCGACATCGACCCGGCCGAGATCGGCAAGAACCGGCACGCGGACGTCCCGATCGTCGGCGACGCCCGGCACGTGATCGACGAGCTGATCGCCGCGGTGTCCGCCACGGCCGGCGGCGTCGAGCAGTACCCCGGCTGGTGGAACACGCTCAACGACCTGCGCGAGCGGTACCCGCTGGGCTACGACGAGCCGACCGACGGCACCCTGGCCCCGCAGTACGTGATCGAGCGGATCAGCGCGCTGGTCGGCCCGGACGCGATCTACTGCGCCGGCGTCGGGCAGCACCAGATGTGGGCGTCCCAGTTCATCAAGTTCGAGAAGCCGGGCACCTGGCTGAACTCGGGCGGCGCCGGGACCATGGGGTACGCCGTGCCGGCCGCGATGGGCGCCAAGGTGGGCCGGCCGGACGCCCAGGTCTGGGCGATCGACGGCGACGGCTGCTTCCAGATGACCAATCAGGAGCTGGCCACCTGTGCCCTGGAGGGCATCCCGGTCAAGATCGCCGTGATCAACAACGGCAACCTGGGCATGGTCCGCCAGTGGCAGACCCTGTTCTACGACGGCCGGTACTCCAACACCGAGCTGGGCACGCACAAGCACCGGATCCCGGACTTCGTGAAGCTGGCCGAGGCGCTCGGCTGCATCGGCCTGCGCTGCGAGTCGAAGGACGACGTCGACAAGATCATCCAGCAGGCCATGGAGATCAACGACGCGCCGGTGGTCATCGACTTCACGGTCGGCAAGGACGCCATGGTCTGGCCGATGGTCGCGGCCGGCACCAGCAATGACGAGATCATGTTCGCCCGGGACGTTCGGCCCGCCTTCGAAGAGGACGACCTCTGA